One Cucurbita pepo subsp. pepo cultivar mu-cu-16 chromosome LG09, ASM280686v2, whole genome shotgun sequence DNA window includes the following coding sequences:
- the LOC111801370 gene encoding dnaJ protein homolog isoform X2 has protein sequence MFGRPKKSDNTKYYEILGVSKNASQDDLKKAYRKAAIKNHPDKGGDPEKFKELAQAYEVLSDPEKREIYDQYGEDALKEGMGGGGGHDPFDIFQSFFGGSPFGGGGSSRARRQRRGEDVIHPLKVSLEDLYNGSSKKLSLSRNVICSKCKGKGSKSGASMKCPGCQGSGMKVSIRHLGPSMIQQMQHPCNECKGTGETINDKDRCSQCKGEKVVQEKKVLEVIVEKGMQNGQKITFPGEADEAPDTVTGDIVFVLQQKEHPKFKRKGDDLFVEHTLSLVESLCGFQFILTHLDGRQLLIKSHPGEVVKPDQFKAINDEGMPMYQRPFMKGKLYIHFSVDFPDSLNPEQCKALEGVLPPRSSVQLSDMELDECEETTLHDVNIEEEMRRKQVQEAYDEDEDMHGGAQRVQCAQQ, from the exons ATGTTTGGAAGGCCCAAGAAGAGCGACAATACCAAATACTATGAGATTCTCGGAGTCTCGAAGAACGCGTCGCAAGACGATCTAAAGAAGGCTTATAGAAAGGCCGCTATCAAGAACCATCCTGATAAGGGTGGTGACCCTGAAAAG TTCAAGGAGTTGGCACAAGCGTATGAGGTGCTTAGTGATCCAGAGAAACGTGAGATATACGATCAATATGGCGAGGACGCCCTCAAGGAAGGAATGGGTGGTGGCGGTGGTCATGATCCATTTGACATATTCCAGTCTTTCTTTGGTGGAAGCCCATTTGGTg GTGGTGGTAGCAGTAGGGCTCGAAGGCAAAGGAGGGGTGAGGATGTTATCCATCCCCTCAAGGTCTCCTTGGAAGATCTCTATAACGGAAGTTCGAAGAAGCTTTCTCTTTCGCGCAATGTAATTTGCTCGAAGTGCAAGGG TAAGGGCTCGAAATCTGGTGCTTCAATGAAATGTCCTGGCTGCCAAGGATCTGGTATGAAAGTTTCCATCAGACACCTCGGCCCCTCTATGATCCAACAAATGCAGCATCCTTGTAATGAATGCAAGGGGACTGGTGAAACCATTAACGATAAAGATCGTTGCTCACAGTGCAAGGGTGAAAAGGTTGTACAGGAGAAGAAAGTTTTGGAAGTAATTGTGGAGAAGGGTATGCAAAATGGACAGAAGATTACATTCCCTGGTGAAGCGGATGAAGCG CCTGACACCGTTACTGGGGATATCGTTTTCGTCCTACAACAAAAAGAGCACCCGAAGTTTAAGAGAAAGGGCGATGACCTCTTTGTGGAGCATACCTTGTCTCTCGTCGAGTCTCTTTGTGGTTTTCAGTTTATTCTGACACACTTGGATGGCCGCCAGCTTCTCATCAAATCCCATCCTGGCGAAGTAGTTAAGCCTG ACCAATTCAAGGCTATAAACGATGAGGGTATGCCAATGTACCAGAG GCCATTCATGAAGGGTAAACTTTACATCCACTTCAGTGTCGACTTCCCAGACTCCTTGAACCCTGAACAATGCAAGGCACTCGAGGGCGTGCTGCCACCCAGATCTTCGGTGCAGCTATCAGATATGGAGTTGGATGAATGCGAAGAGACCACTCTCCATGATGTCAACATCGAGGAAGAGATGCGCAGGAAGCAGGTACAAGAGGCATACGACGAAGATGAAGATATGCATGGAGGTGCCCAGAGAGTGCAGTGTGCGCAACaatga
- the LOC111801370 gene encoding dnaJ protein homolog isoform X1, with product MFGRPKKSDNTKYYEILGVSKNASQDDLKKAYRKAAIKNHPDKGGDPEKFKELAQAYEVLSDPEKREIYDQYGEDALKEGMGGGGGHDPFDIFQSFFGGSPFGGGGSSRARRQRRGEDVIHPLKVSLEDLYNGSSKKLSLSRNVICSKCKGKGSKSGASMKCPGCQGSGMKVSIRHLGPSMIQQMQHPCNECKGTGETINDKDRCSQCKGEKVVQEKKVLEVIVEKGMQNGQKITFPGEADEAPDTVTGDIVFVLQQKEHPKFKRKGDDLFVEHTLSLVESLCGFQFILTHLDGRQLLIKSHPGEVVKPDQFKAINDEGMPMYQRPFMKGKLYIHFSVDFPDSLNPEQCKALEGVLPPRSSVQLSDMELDECEETTLHDVNIEEEMRRKQVQEAYDEDEDMHGGAQRVQCAQQ from the exons ATGTTTGGAAGGCCCAAGAAGAGCGACAATACCAAATACTATGAGATTCTCGGAGTCTCGAAGAACGCGTCGCAAGACGATCTAAAGAAGGCTTATAGAAAGGCCGCTATCAAGAACCATCCTGATAAGGGTGGTGACCCTGAAAAG TTCAAGGAGTTGGCACAAGCGTATGAGGTGCTTAGTGATCCAGAGAAACGTGAGATATACGATCAATATGGCGAGGACGCCCTCAAGGAAGGAATGGGTGGTGGCGGTGGTCATGATCCATTTGACATATTCCAGTCTTTCTTTGGTGGAAGCCCATTTGGTg GTGGTGGTAGCAGTAGGGCTCGAAGGCAAAGGAGGGGTGAGGATGTTATCCATCCCCTCAAGGTCTCCTTGGAAGATCTCTATAACGGAAGTTCGAAGAAGCTTTCTCTTTCGCGCAATGTAATTTGCTCGAAGTGCAAGGG TAAGGGCTCGAAATCTGGTGCTTCAATGAAATGTCCTGGCTGCCAAGGATCTGGTATGAAAGTTTCCATCAGACACCTCGGCCCCTCTATGATCCAACAAATGCAGCATCCTTGTAATGAATGCAAGGGGACTGGTGAAACCATTAACGATAAAGATCGTTGCTCACAGTGCAAGGGTGAAAAGGTTGTACAGGAGAAGAAAGTTTTGGAAGTAATTGTGGAGAAGGGTATGCAAAATGGACAGAAGATTACATTCCCTGGTGAAGCGGATGAAGCG CCTGACACCGTTACTGGGGATATCGTTTTCGTCCTACAACAAAAAGAGCACCCGAAGTTTAAGAGAAAGGGCGATGACCTCTTTGTGGAGCATACCTTGTCTCTCGTCGAGTCTCTTTGTGGTTTTCAGTTTATTCTGACACACTTGGATGGCCGCCAGCTTCTCATCAAATCCCATCCTGGCGAAGTAGTTAAGCCTG ACCAATTCAAGGCTATAAACGATGAGGGTATGCCAATGTACCAGAGGCCATTCATGAAGGGTAAACTTTACATCCACTTCAGTGTCGACTTCCCAGACTCCTTGAACCCTGAACAATGCAAGGCACTCGAGGGCGTGCTGCCACCCAGATCTTCGGTGCAGCTATCAGATATGGAGTTGGATGAATGCGAAGAGACCACTCTCCATGATGTCAACATCGAGGAAGAGATGCGCAGGAAGCAGGTACAAGAGGCATACGACGAAGATGAAGATATGCATGGAGGTGCCCAGAGAGTGCAGTGTGCGCAACaatga
- the LOC111801987 gene encoding basic leucine zipper 34 yields the protein MSTRQTHLPPRCPIQKRTTAGSINGSVALSPPVNEFFLHRDTPSQSSVLEDEPVWLGELLSDCESNSKGKPLRRSASDSVTLLDGLADSLRSLCIEKDVENSVDNEACEQWDPSCIYGPNSPRKKCSSDFSNYNMVSALSEFVHLHHATPVHTDICSVGESSSSKLNGDISESVREVNSDENAAKRHNGQRSRVRKLQYIAELERKVNVLQTVESQLAIRVASLLQERVALSMENSKLKQQVARVRREKLTSEGRHQVLKKEVEKLKVVFAKQQVKSSF from the exons ATGTCAACAAGGCAAACTCACCTTCCTCCTCGCTGTCCGATTCAAAAGAGAACAACTGCGGGTTCAATTAATGGTTCGGTCGCGTTATCCCCACCTGTTAATGAATTCTTTCTGCATCGTGACACTCCTTCACAAAGTTCTGTGTTGGAGGATGAGCCTGTATGGCTTGGTGAACTATTAAGCGACTGTGAATCAAATTCGAAAGGAAAACCACTTCGTCGCTCGGCTAGTGACTCTGTCACCCTTTTGGATGGTCTTGCAGACTCGTTGAGGAGTCTTTGTATTGAAAAAGATGTGGAGAATTCAGTTGACAATGAAGCTTGTGAACAATGGGATCCATCTTGCATTTATGGACCTAACTCACCTAGGAAAAAATGCAGTTCAGATTTTTCAAACTACAATATGGTTTCTGCATTATCGGAATTTGTTCATCTTCACCATGCTACACCAGTGCACACAGATATTTGTTCGGTTGGCGAGAGCTCTTCTTCAAAGTTAAATGGAGACATTAGCGAATCAGTTAGGGAGGTTAACTCTGATGAAAACGCAGCAAAACG GCATAACGGGCAGCGCTCAAGGGTTCGTAAGCTTCAATACATTGCTGAACTGGAGAGGAAGGTTAATGTTCTCCAG ACTGTAGAATCACAGCTGGCAATACGAGTAGCATCACTGCTTCAAGAACGGGTGGCTCTATCGATGGAGAATAGCAAATTAAAGCAGCAGGTTGCAAGAGTTCGACGAGAAAAATTGACTTCAGAAG GCAGACACCAGGTACTCAAGAAGGAAGTGGAGAAATTGAAGGTTGTATTTGCAAAACAGCAAGTCAAGAGCTCATTTTGA
- the LOC111801820 gene encoding vacuolar protein sorting-associated protein 60.1-like, whose amino-acid sequence MKRVFGVKKDKEPPPSIEDASERINKRGESVDEKIKKLDVELSRYKEQIKKTRPGPAQEAVKARAMRVLKQKRMYEGQRDMLYNQTFNLDQVAFASEGIKDAQQTMSALKSANKELKGMMKTVRIQDIDNLQDEMMDMMDVSNEIQETLGRSYNVPDDIDEDELLGELDALEADMGFETEADGVPSYLQPDKESDLEGELNLPSAPTGQAAVPAGRTNAQAEDELGLPAVPRASLRG is encoded by the exons ATGAAGAGGGTTTTTGGCGTTAAGAAAGACAAAGAACCGCCTCCGTCTATTGAAGATGCCTCCGAAAga ATTAATAAAAGAGGCGAATCAGTTGATGAAAAGATAAAGAAGCTTGATGTCGAACTCAGTAGGTATAAGGAACAGATTAAGAAAACAAGGCCCGGTCCTGCTCAAGAAGCTGTTAAAGCTCGAGCGATGAGGGTTTTAAAGCAAAAACGAAT GTATGAAGGACAACGTGATATGCTGTACAATCAGACGTTTAACCTTGACCAAGTTGCATTTGCCTCAGAGGGCATAAAAGACGCTCAACAAACG atGTCGGCCTTGAAATCTGCCAACAAGGAGTTGAAAGGAATGATGAAAACAGTGAGGATACAGGACATAGAC AACTTGCAAGACGAAATGATGGATATGATGGATGTGAGCAATGAAATTCAAGAGACTCTTGGTAGGAGCTATAATGTGCCCGATGACATTGACGAGGATGAACTTTTGGGCG AGCTTGATGCCTTGGAAGCAGACATGGGATTTGAAACTGAGGCTGATGGGGTTCCATCTTATCTCCAGCCCGACAAGGAATCCGACTTGGAAGGAGAACTCAATTTGCCTTCAGCTCCTACAGGGCAGGCAGCAGTTCCTGCTGGCAGAACCAATGCACAG GCTGAGGATGAATTGGGGTTACCAGCTGTTCCTCGCGCATCCCTTCGTGGGTAA